The following are from one region of the Corylus avellana chromosome ca1, CavTom2PMs-1.0 genome:
- the LOC132178953 gene encoding probable alkaline/neutral invertase B has protein sequence MSMSNADLPHNGDIRTFDALCAITGIEECDFSRLLDRPRPLNMERQRSCDERSLHELSISLSPQPPSRTAEYSSRVIDHLEYSFSPGRRSGFNTPRSHLGFEPHPMVAEAWEALRRSLVHFRGQPVGTIAALDNSEEELNYDQVFVRDFVPSALAFLMNGEPEIVKNFLLKTLRLQSWEKKIDRFQLGEGVMPASFKVLHDPVRNSETLMADFGESAIGRVAPVDSGFWWIILLRAYTKSTGDTSLAELPECQKGMRLILSLCLSEGFDTFPTLLCADGCCMIDRRMGVYGYPIEIQALFFMALRCALLLLKQDDEGKEVVERISKRLHALSYHMRSYFWLDLKQLNDIYRYKTEEYSHTAVNKFNVIPDSLPEWIFDFMPTHGGYFIGNVSPARMDFRWFCMGNCIAILSSLATPEQSIAIMDLIESRWEELVGEMPLKVCYPAIESHEWRIVTGCDPKNTRWSYHNGGSWPVLLWLLTAACIKTGRPQIARRAIELAETRLLKDNWPEYYDGKLGRYIGKQARKSQTWSIAGYLVAKMMLEDPSHLGMIALEEDKQMKPLLRRSNSWAF, from the exons ATGTCTATGTCTAATGCGGACCTGCCTCACAATGGAGATATAAGAACTTTTGATGCCTTATGTGCCATTACTGGAATCGAAGAATGTGATTTCTCAAGATTATTAGACAGGCCAAGGCCTCTGAATATGGAAAGACAGAGATCATGTGATGAAAGGTCGCTCCATGAATTATCTATTTCATTGTCCCCGCAGCCGCCATCCAGAACTGCTGAGTACTCTTCCCGAGTAATTGACCATCTGGAATATTCATTTTCACCGGGTAGAAGGTCAGGTTTTAATACCCCAAGGTCGCATCTTGGCTTTGAGCCACACCCAATGGTTGCTGAAGCTTGGGAAGCTTTGAGACGTTCGTTGGTGCATTTCCGTGGCCAGCCAGTTGGGACAATTGCTGCATTGGATAATTCTGAAGAAGAACTTAACTATGATCAG GTGTTTGTGAGAGACTTTGTCCCAAGCGCATTGGCTTTTCTAATGAATGGGGAACCTGAAATAgtgaaaaattttcttttaaagactCTTCGTCTTCAGTCATGGGAGAAAAAGATTGATAGATTCCAGCTAGGAGAAGGAGTAATGCCTGCTAGTTTCAAAGTACTACATGATCCAGTCAGGAACAGTGAAACTTTAATGGCAGATTTTGGTGAGAGTGCAATTGGAAGAGTTGCTCCGGTTGATTCTGGATTCTGGTGGATTATATTGCTTCGAGCATACACAAAATCTACAGGAGACACTTCCTTGGCTGAATTGCCTGAATGCCAGAAGGGTATGCGCTTAATTCTGAGTTTATGTCTTTCAGAGGGATTTGACACTTTCCCGACCCTTCTCTGTGCTGATGGATGCTGTATGATTGATCGTAGAATG GGTGTTTATGGATATCCTATTGAAATCCAAGCACTTTTCTTCATGGCTTTAAGATGTGCTTTGCTTTTACTTAAGCAAGATGATGAAGGGAAGGAGGTTGTAGAACGAATATCTAAACGCCTTCATGCCTTAAGCTATCACATGAGAAGTTATTTTTGGCTAGACTTGAAGCAGCTTAATGATATATATCGATATAAAACAGAAGAATACTCACACACAGCGGTCAACAAGTTTAATGTAATACCTGATTCTCTTCCAGAATGGATTTTTGATTTTATGCCAACTCATGGTGGTTACTTCATTGGGAATGTCAGTCCCGCCAGAATGGATTTCCGTTGGTTTTGCATGGGCAATTGCATTGCAATTCTGTCATCCTTAGCAACCCCTGAACAGTCAATTGCAATTATGGATCTTATTGAATCACGATGGGAGGAATTGGTTGGGGAAATGCCACTAAAGGTTTGTTATCCAGCAATAGAAAGCCATGAATGGCGGATTGTAACAGGATGTGACCCAAAAAATACAAGATGGAGTTACCACAATGGTGGATCTTGGCCAG TGCTTTTATGGCTCCTTACTGCAGCATGTATCAAGACTGGACGCCCCCAGATTGCAAGACGTGCCATTGAACTTGCTGAAACCAGGCTGCTAAAAGACAACTGGCCTGAATATTATGACGGAAAGCTTGGTCGATACATTGGGAAGCAGGCCCGGAAATCTCAAACTTGGTCGATTGCCGGTTACTTGGTTGCGAAGATGATGCTTGAAGACCCATCTCATCTGGGCATGATAGCACTTGAGGAAGACAAACAGATGAAGCCCCTACTCAGAAGATCAAATTCATGGGCTTTCTGA